One Podospora pseudopauciseta strain CBS 411.78 chromosome 5 map unlocalized CBS411.78m_5, whole genome shotgun sequence DNA window includes the following coding sequences:
- a CDS encoding uncharacterized protein (EggNog:ENOG503NZI2; COG:H): MRVLDSWPSTGHDLEFNELIPTDDKTEAAILDQLRPMLPASLDHLPLLQNQDEPSPVVDSLPPSSSPVLPAQCHAIFPDAPSLPPVSLPGPEDSSWSPPPILPDNCRAILPDAPCLPPVSLPDPQGSCSSQSPEPELVSLEMAAVAQAVIAQTSEILEEAPETLNETPAPCLPSPVPPNQPLSVEIPVSTLVTPRSQHDGFVPPFPVVKERIAVQALKEAHGAMDGDFMEFDLDRFSFYLDTKHYPLEMRSLQHIGMRKPTDRYYFDGVLSWKGHKYFVQKVEVAELPIGNYGVEYPSVDGEVWVRSVFNSRNEVYYRLRRPTIEYKRFYEPFVWAMDLAKHVVDYAGYLLQENRSLCLEVFKNSFSEWLESTHGGSAAFRKWRRQYPRIDFRVAVVNNIDFIWKEVFGVHGEKKAGSMRLFREAMNLDIYESTKAVPELPKLLESRPMKQDVEVAPTIVTPYINELFGHMVLGKVFHVVSSPDGGLRTPVPAREATPDVQIKMECNVPGRRRGTTQFLPLDVTDAIQVGDTISTPPDDESTNTKWKKEEWVTDSRWFGLVQKVHKAKDGARSFDVTWLYRPAETPCCLMRYPWPNELFLSDHCTCEEGKHARVKEHEVMAVHKANWFGSPETSGDDFFVRHTYIVKHRRWVSLQESHIRCSHGSEKLGYRSGDTVLVLLNLSDKYTEPCEIVKVFKQGKTIFVRLRRLLRRGEVDSVVKSAAANELVYTDKFVVMKPDRITGRCQVRVFEADSPIPSPYNRGGTGNLFYITHQLDGTRQKVVPLGNMPLTLRQGFDPRADNVRKLRGMDLFCGSGNLGRGLEDGGAIEMRWAADTWDKAIHTYMANAPDQDIVHPFYGSVDDLLRLALEGKFSDNVPRPGDVEVISAGSPCPGFSLLTIDKKDLKQTKNQSMVASFAAFIDFYRPKYAVLENVASIVQAHQNRSQDTLSQLFCAVIGLGYQAQLVNGDAWTHGAPQSRNRVFLLIATPDVRLPEAPAPSHSHYPGTKQRGIGKLCNGEAYVRRFLDIPTPFKYTSSSEATADLPDIIDGMVDACVSHPEHRLTIGFTGTIRQQVAVIPIFPHGMNFVKTWNGGKGVMTAADRELFPSGEGTMRGRVASTAQGWSRLAPHLAFPTITTALDPRDARTANGLHWRESRPFTLAEARRAQGFLEEEVLLGRQSDKWKLVGNSVSRHMAVALGLKFREAWTGCLGDDGRGRREGTMETGVEDAVEEQLRREEWEEMAGLVATNVDEVEGVEINEYGNRLLSETASTAGSSEVAQSESDNAVQSLPSPCTSAEKLPGPTIVRISGDDGH; this comes from the exons atgagggtgctGGATTCGTGGCCCTCCACGGGACATGACCTCGAGTTCAATGAGCTCATCCCAACGGATGATAAGACGGAAGCTGCCATCTTGGACCAACTACGGCCGATGCTCCCAGCATCTCTGGATCATCTGCCTCTCCTTCAGAACCAGGATGAGCCGTCACCAGTAGTCGACTCGttaccaccatcatcatcgccagtCCTGCCAGCACAATGTCATGCGATTTTCCCAGACGCACCTTCCCTGCCGCCAGTGTCCCTGCCAGGGCCAGAAGACTCGTCCTGGTCACCGCCCCCAATATTGCCAGACAACTGCCGCGCAATCCTCCCAGATGCACCTTGCCTGCCGCCAGTATCATTGCCAGATCCTCAGGGATCATGCTCATCACAGTCTCCAGAGCCCGAACTCGTCAGTTTGGAAATGGCGGCTGTCGCCCAGGCAGTCATCGCCCAGACATCAGAAATTCTCGAGGAGGCACCAGAAACCCTCAATGAGACACCAGCACCTTGTTTGCCTAGCCCGGTCCCTCCAAACCAGCCACTTTCTGTCGAGATACCTGTTTCGACACTTGTTACGCCAAGATCCCAGCACGATGGATTTGTACCTCCCTTCCCCGTGGTTAAGGAGCGCATTGCGGTGCAGGCCCTAAAGGAGGCCCATGGCGCTATGGATGGCGATTTCATGGAATTTGACTTGGACCGGTTCTCGTTCTATCTGGATACGAAACACTATCCTTTGGAAATGAGGTCATTGCAGCACATAGGCATGAGGAAGCCCACCGACCGGTACTACTTTGACGGTGTGCTCAGCTGGAAGGGTCACAAGTACTTTGTTCAGAAAGTCGAGGTGGCTGAACTTCCCATCGGCAACTATGGGGTTGAGTACCCGAGCGTGGATGGCGAAGTCTGGGTTCGTTCGGTCTTTAATTCGAGAAATGAGGTCTACTATCGACTGCGGAGGCCAACGATTGAATACAAAAGGTTTTACGAACCGTTTGTATGGGCCATGGATCTCGCCAAGCACGTCGTCGACTATGCTGGTTACTTGCTCCAGGAAAACCGCAGTCTTTGTCTCGAAGTCTTCAAGAATTCTTTCTCTGAGTGGCTTGAGAGCACCCATGGCGGATCTGCCGCTTTCCGAAAGTGGCGGCGACAGTATCCTAGGATTGATTTCAGGGTTGCAGTCGTCAACAACATCGACTTCATTTGGAAAGAAGTCTTTGGGGTTCACggggaaaagaaggccgGCTCGATGAGGCTATTTCGGGAGGCGATGAACCTCGATATCTACGAGTCTACCAAAGCTGTGCCGGAGCTCCCGAAGCTTCTGGAGAGCAGGCCGATGAAGCAGGATGTTGAGGTGGCTCCGACCATCGTAACGCCGTATATCAATGAGTTGTTTGGACATATGGTTCTTGGGAAGGTATTCCATGTGGTGTCAAGTCCAGATGGAGGGCTTCGAACACCAGTGCCGGCCCGGGAAGCGACACCAGATGTTCAGATCAAGATGGAGTGCAATGTGCCGGggaggcgccgagggactaCACAATTTTTACCTCTCGACGTTACTGATGCAATCCAAGTTGGCGACACCATCTCTACTCCACCCGACGATGAAAGCACAAACAccaagtggaagaaggaagagtgGGTGACCGACTCGCGCTGGTTCGGTCTGGTCCAAAAGGTTCACAAAGCCAAAGATGGCGCCCGAAGCTTCGATGTCACATGGCTATACCGACCTGCAGAGACGCCGTGTTGTTTGATGCGATACCCTTGGCCGAACGAGCTATTCCTGAGCGATCATTGTACATGTGAGGAGGGCAAGCATGCCAGGGTTAAAGAGCACGAGGTCATGGCTGTCCACAAAGCCAACTGGTTCGGCAGCCCAGAGACCAGCGGTGACGACTTTTTTGTCCGGCACACTTACATTGTGAAACACCGACGCTGGGTATCACTGCAAGAGTCGCACATCAGATGCTCTCATGGGTCGGAGAAGCTCGGTTACAGATCGGGCGACACAGTCCTGGTACTGTTGAACTTGTCGGACAAATATACGGAGCCTTGTGAGATTGTCAAGGTGTTCAAGCAAGGCAAGACCATATTCGTGCGGCTCCGGAGGCTCCTCAGGCGCGGGGAGGTCGATTCTGTGGTCAAGagcgccgccgccaacgaGCTCGTCTATACGGACAAGTTTGTGGTGATGAAGCCTGACAGAATCACAGGGAGATGTCAAGTGCGCGTCTTCGAGGCTGATTCACCTATTCCAAGCCCATACAATCGCGGCGGAACTGGGAATCTCTTCTATATCACCCACCAACTTGACGGCACTCGACAAAAGGTTGTTCCTCTTGGCAACATGCCTTTGACCCTGCGTCAGGGCTTTGATCCAAGGGCAGACAATGTCCGCAAGCTGAGGGGAATGGACTTGTTCTGTGGGAGTGGTAACCTGGGACGAGgtcttgaggatggtggcgcCATTGAAATGCGTTGGGCTGCCGATACTTGGGACAAGGCTATCCATACCTATATGGCCAACGCCCCTGACCAAGACATCGTGCATCCTTTCTATGGCTCGGTGGATGACCTTCTACGGCTAGCTCTGGAGGGAAAGTTCTCGGATAATGTTCCTCGACCAGGCGATGTGGAAGTCATCTCAGCGGGCAGCCCCTGCCCTGGGTTCTCACTGTTGACCATAGACAAGAAGGACCTCAAGCAAACAAAGAACCAGTCCATGGTGGCGTCCTTTGCGGCCTTTATCGACTTTTATCGCCCAAAGTACGCTGTTCTCGAAAACGTCGCCTCGATCGTCCAAGCACACCAAAACCGAAGCCAAGACACGCTGTCCCAGCTGTTCTGTGCTGTCATCGGCCTGGGTTACCAAGCTCAGCTGGTGAATGGGGATGCCTGGACCCACGGTGCGCCCCAGTCGCGTAACCGGGTGTTTCTCCTCATTGCAACCCCCGACGTGCGCTTGCCTGAAGCACCCGCACCCTCACATTCCCACTATCCGGGGACAAAACAGCGGGGTATTGGGAAACTGTGCAATGGCGAGGCTTATGTCCGGCGATTTCTTGATATTCCCACGCCGTTCAAGTACACCAGCTCGTCTGAGGCGACGGCAGATCTGCCCGACATTATCGATGGCATGGTAGATGCTTGCGTATCTCACCCGGAGCACCGTCTAACTATAGGTTTCACCGGAACTATTCGACAGCAGGTGGCAGTAATTCCCATTTTCCCCCACGGCATGAATTTCGTCAAGACGTGGAATGGCGGAAAGGGGGTGATGACGGCGGCGGACAGGGAGCTGTTCCCCAGTGGTGAGGGCACGATGCGCGGTCGGGTTGCCAGCACCGCACAGGGGTGGTCAAGACTTGCGCCACACCTTGCGTTCCCTACCATCACGACGGCGTTGGACCCTCGGGACGCGAGGACCGCGAACGGCTTGCATTGGAGGGAGAGCAGGCCCTTTACCTTGGCAGAGGCTCGAAGGGCGCaggggtttttggaggaggaggtgctgctggggaggcAGTCGGATAAGTGGAAGTTGGTGGGGAATAGTGTGTCGAGGCACATGGCGGTGGCGTTGGGGCTGAAGTTTCGGGAAGCCTGGACGGGGTGtttgggggatgatggtcgggggaggagggagggtaCGATGGAGACAGGTGTTGAGGATGCAGTGGAAGAGCAGCTcaggagggaggagtgggaggagatggcggggttggtggcTACGaatgttgatgaggtggagggtgtgGAGATTAACGAGTATGGTAACCGGCTTTTGTCTGAGACGG CTTCTACTGCGGGCAGTTCTGAGGTTGCTCAGAGCGAGTCGGACAATGCGGTGCAGTCGCTTCCTTCGCCGTGTACATCAGCGGAGAAGTTGCCCGGTCCGACGATTGTGCGGATTtcgggggatgatggacaTTGA